In Micropterus dolomieu isolate WLL.071019.BEF.003 ecotype Adirondacks linkage group LG01, ASM2129224v1, whole genome shotgun sequence, the sequence CTACTGCCTCAGACAGTTGATGATAACTTGTGTGCGACATTTCCTTCCTAAGTTTTCCTCTATTCTCAGACTTATTTACATGCAACATTTCCAAACAGATTGGCTTACTCTGATCAACTGAGAAAAGGCAGGATATCTTGAGAAGACTGCTTTTCGAGAGCCGATGTTCAGAAGACTTGtgattttgtggaaaaatattaaaaaagtatattgtGCTTGTTAGAAAATTTGCAGCTGCCCACATCAAGCCAGAATAGACCAATCCATGAACCAAGTTACTCACAGTTTGAATGTAGGTTAGACATTCAttaacaagcacacacacacacatgctcgaTGCAGGTGATGTTACCTGAGCGAGAGGGCCTTTTAGGTTTGTGGAGAATGAGTTCACCTGGGTTAGAGGTGGGGATGTAGTTGCATGAAGAGGTGACAGCAATGAAATGAAGCCTTTGTGTTTCACACACAGCTGCttgtgtctgacacacacaagtgtgtatgtgtgttagttTTGTACCTGGGTTAGGTGGAGGTGGCGTTCCCTCCTGGCCCTGCCGTGTCAGTACAGGGTCGTATTCTTTCCCATCATAGTTGGCATCAAAAAACTTCTTAAACCACTGAAGGAACTCAAAGTTGTCCTGGAACTTCCCCTTTACCAGCCTCTCTACAGGGATGATCTGAGAGAGATacaaggaggaggacaaagTGTTAAGGAAGAGCTGCTGTGACCTATATAATGTTATTTAAACAGCTCAAGAGACGACCCCTGCATATGGATCTAAGGCTCcctttacacctggcattaaaatgcgTTTTGGGTGATCAGATTGCTTTCAGATAGTGCTTGACTACATGAAAGTACAGGTGTACCCAACACGCATTGAGGACAGATTTTGATCCGATCAGTCAAAAACTCCTGCGATGGTCAGGGAAGCATTGTGACCACATtgaacacaaatgtaaatgcaaaagaGTGGTTAGAAATACCTTCCGGTTACAGTCTTCCgtaaacaaaatcaaatgtttgACAGCCGGCCAGCTTTAttttttcgagtggccttttattgtggccagcctaaggcacaatTGTGCAATACCCACGCTGTCTGaacagcatcttgatatgccacacctgtgagagggatggattatcttggaaaagatttgtgaacaatatttgagagaaacaggccttttgtgtacatagagaaagtcttagatcttttgttcagctcatgatgaaggggggcaaaaacaaaagtgttgtgctTATAATGTTGTTCAGTGTAGATAGTAACCacccttaaacatttcacacctgtgAGATTGTAAAGTAAAGTTAAGAATTTGaagtaattaatttaataattaaatatgcaCAGTGCAAGGCTATAATTTCAACAGTTTGCTCATTTGTGAATATTGGCATTAAATCATCTCTAAAATCAACTTTCACAGCGGTGagtgtttttttgtaatgttcaTATGTTATTATTAAAAGAGTGTATGTTGAAGTACATGGGATtaagtgtgttgtttttattttttaccacgGTATCGAATTGGTATTGAGAAACAAGGAATGTTACAGGTATTGGTATCGACTACTAAATATCTAGTATCGCAACATCCCCAATAATGGGGTTACCTTAAGATAGTAATTCCAGTCTTGCTAATGCTTAAAGATctcattctttttctttgatgtatattgtGTCAACTTACATAACTCTCTGTTAACTCTGTTTAATCACATCGAGTCGACTGTGTGCATGttcatgagtgtgtgtatgtgctctgACCTTGTCCACACTCATTCTCTTGAATGAAGCCTGTAAGACCTTGAAATTGTGGATGTATTCATGTTCCAATTTAGCGTTGAATTTGACTTTCTTCAACAATATGCACCCTGGAAACAGCATGTCCATGAACTGACAGTAAGCAAAACCTAGAGGGAAAAATaacacacacgttaactttaagaactttttaaatttaatttttaatttaatttcaagctcgacataaaaaaagatttgtgtGTTTACCTGAACCGAGCTGCTCGATCTTTGTGTAGTTGAGCTGTAGAGAGTCGTTGACCCATGCCAACATGTCATGACGACTTAGGTTCTCTATGGTCATAGATGTGGAGTAGACATTCACCGCCATCCTCCTGGCAAAGCACGGCaagctttatttatagagcatgTTTTAAACACAGAGGCAAATCATAGTGCTTTACATAGGCAAAGAAAAGCATGTCATGTCATGATGATCTGCTCAGATTTATTATCACCAGTGAAAACAACATAGCCTCTGCCTTCGAGATATTATCTGTACCAACTGAGGACTGTGTCAGATAATCCCACCCACTTGTCCAGCCTGTCAAGAAGTATTTTATGGTTTTACGGctcaaaatgtaaattaagAAAAATAGGTGTGAGAATATTtcctttttgacattttgtgagtttattttgtggATTTATTAGAATAAAAAAGCTAAGAGAGCTTGTGTAATGTAGAGATCTCGCCGCTCGCATACATCTTTCAGCTGAAACTACAGGGCGTAGGCTATACTTTCACCTCGTGGGGGGACAAAGTAGACAGTACGGGCCGGAGCTAGCTCGTTAGCATgttaacttcagtagatatctctgcaacacaatacatagacGCCTTTAACATAATGTCGGACCTGTTACTTCTCCAGATTCTGTGGATAATTTTACAGACTTTTAGAATGTTTTTAACCCTTAAATTCATACACattgcacatttaaaacattgcatcatttattcattaaaattTTACAAGTTTCAACCACTTAATCTACTGCCACTCTCACAGCGTTGGTACCGTAAGATAAGAGTCACATACTGTGTTTCACATTATTGTTGGgtgtttaatttcattattttcaaattGACTGATTTAATTGCCTCATTACAGCCCTGACATTTTTTAATCCTGGTTCAACCatgtaaaacactttgcaaCTTTGTTCTAAAAAGttctttaaaattattttttaaatgtaagagTTTTTGTGCTAATACTGCTATTAAATAAGGAATCCTGGTATGCGGCTACTATACAAGATTTGTTTGCTTGACCACTTCCTGGCCAGGCAAAAAAACATccctctatccatccatccatccagcaaaaaaatatataaaagcaAAACTCACCTGTGCTGTGTATGTGTTCGGTCTGAACTGTTCAATCAGGTTGTGGTGGACCACGTTATAGAAagacctgcagacagaaaccagtattgtgttattttagtcCTGCTACCATCACCACTATGAAGATAATCATACATCAAAGTTGCTTCTCTGGCAATTCTAAAAATCAGAATTTTCCCCAAAGGTAGCCAACGATTGTAtttgtatatacatataaaacCAACCTAATGTCCTCTTTACCAGTTCCTCCACAGGGTTAAAAAGAGAGACACCATGGATAAACTAGCAGCCAGTCACTAGTTCACTCACTTGGCCACTAATCTCCGCCTCAGTTAATCCTTTTAGCAAAGGTCCAACATGCTGTAACCCATCATGGTTCACTAACGCAGCTGAGATCACCAGTATCTGATTCCAACAGGcatcaaaaacaacacaattcaGCACACTGAAAAATCCAACAATAACAAAGCACTTCCTGTGAACTGACTGTCTACCAGGCAaatgctgataatttggttgtGGCTGGTGAAGCTACTGGTTACACCAGTTCTTTTGGTGGCTGGCAGACAGTGTCCCCTTAGCTCAGAAATCAACGGTGACTATTTTGTAGGTTAGAATTTGCAAAGCCACTGTTTATGTAAGAGTTTATTTTTCTCCCTGACTGTCTCGTCCACATGTGAAGCAAACTGCACACAC encodes:
- the LOC123979929 gene encoding microtubule-associated protein RP/EB family member 3-like isoform X2, with translation MAVNVYSTSMTIENLSRHDMLAWVNDSLQLNYTKIEQLGSGFAYCQFMDMLFPGCILLKKVKFNAKLEHEYIHNFKVLQASFKRMSVDKIIPVERLVKGKFQDNFEFLQWFKKFFDANYDGKEYDPVLTRQGQEGTPPPPNPGPMRTSPTVPKTVHAPPRQINLAPARRTIPMARNGGDAELMELNQQVLDLKLTVEGLEKERDFYFGKLRDIELICQEHENDNSPALSKIMDTLYATEN
- the LOC123979929 gene encoding microtubule-associated protein RP/EB family member 3-like isoform X1, with translation MAVNVYSTSMTIENLSRHDMLAWVNDSLQLNYTKIEQLGSGFAYCQFMDMLFPGCILLKKVKFNAKLEHEYIHNFKVLQASFKRMSVDKIIPVERLVKGKFQDNFEFLQWFKKFFDANYDGKEYDPVLTRQGQEGTPPPPNPGPMRTSPTVPKTVHAPPRQINLAPARRTIPMARNGGDAELMELNQQVLDLKLTVEGLEKERDFYFGKLRDIELICQEHENDNSPALSKIMDTLYATEEGFAPPEDEDIDEGAQGDQDEF